DNA sequence from the Thermodesulfobacteriota bacterium genome:
CTATTTCCAAATTGGAAAGCCCCAAAATTAATTATAAGAGAAGATGATGAATTTTATGGATTAAAACCAACAGGACTTTTAAGGGGTAATTTTGAAAATTACCCAATGGACAAGAGGCCGTATGATTATCCCGATGCGCTTAGAATGGAATCAGCCATTAAAACTCGGCTCCTATTTCAATTGTCGAATTCTTTTCTAATCCTTTGCTCAAAAAATGAGCAGAAAAATTTGAGAACAAGGTATATGATTAGGAAATATTGGGATTATGCCAAAAATAATCCCGCGCTGCACCATGTTATCGACGTCGTAAAAAAACCAGACGCAGAGGCGCAAGTAGAAAGAAAATTTCTGTATCATTCGAAGACGGAGATGACCTTAAAAAAATTAAATATCAAAATGATTTCGTCAAAATGGATCAAGGGAGAATCCCTATTGAACGAAGCCTATCTTTCCATCCTCCGGAATGATTCCCTGCAATCCTTTCGCAATTTGCTAAGAGAACTATTGAACAATTTGATCATCAATTATGGGACTGGAAAAAAAGATCGAGAGGGATATCCTGAGGTAGATGGGGAGGCATTTGATTACACTTTTTGGAATATCAAAAGGGATGAGCACGGCCTTTGGCATTTTATCGATCCCAAGTGGACTTACTTGGAACCATTGCCAGCAGATTACATTTTATATAGGTCAATTATTGGTATTTATAACGAGATCAAGCCACTTATCGCCTATAAAGATCACCAAACGTATCTATTAGATACACTAAAAGATATATTTCCAGAGTTTAATATGGATCGCCTCATGAATCATTTTCAAAGGGAACAAGAGAAAGAGGAGGAGTTAAAGAATAGTGTTTCTCATTGGTCGGAAGAAGAAACGAGCCACCTAAAGAGTGAGCCCGCGAGGAGTCAAATCGAAGTTATCTCAAATTCAGAGAGGGCGAAATCGGGACAAGTCAATTATCAAAGAAACACTAATTCTTTTTTGGCACCTGAGTCTTATCAGAAGCAGGCCTTTTTTGAGAGAGGAAAAAAGACTAACCCTAAAATGATGTTTCATCTCCAGGAAGAAAAAAAGCCCCACAAGATTCGTCTGATTACGTTTTATTTACCTCAATATCATCCCATCCCAGAAAATGACCAATGGTGGGGAAAAGGATTTACAGAGTGGACCAATGTTACAAAAGCAAGGCCATTATTTGAAGGCCATTACCAACCCCATCTGCCAGCCGACCTCGGCTTTTACGATCTCCGCCTTCCCGAGGCCCGGAAGGCCCAGGCCGAACTGGCGAGGGAATACGGGATCTACGGGTTCTGTTACTACCACTATTGGTTCCTGGGGAAGCGATTGTTGGAGAGGCCCCTCGAAGAGGTGTTGCGGACCGGGGAACCGGACTTCCCCTTCTGTCTCTGCTGGGCCAACGAAAACTGGACCCGGGCCTGGGATGGCCAGGAGAGAGAGGTCTTGTTGAAGCAGGAGTACAGCGAAGAGGACGACCTCCGGCACATTCGATGGTTGGCCGAGGTCTTCCGAGACGAGCGCTACATCCGAGTGGACGGGAAGCCTCTCTTCCTCGTGTATCGGGCAAGCCTCCTGCCCGATCCCAAACGGACCACCGAGGTGTGGCGAGACGAGGCCCGCCGGCTGGGTCTCGGGGAACTCTACCTTTGCAAGGTTGAGTGCACTATGGAAGAGCACGGAGACCCCGCTCTTTGGGGATTCGATGCCTGTGTCGAGTTTCAGCCAGACTGGACCCGTTTGGGAGAGAGGATCCTGGAGCATCCTTCCCATTTTCGACACATGGTCTACCGCTACGGGGACATTGTCGAAAGAATGCTCCGGAAACCGCCCGTTCCTTACAAGAGGTTTCCCTGCGTCACGCCCTCTTGGGACAATGCGGCGAGAAGGAGATCTGGGGCCGTCATCTTCATCGACTCCACTCCAGAACGATACGAACGTTGGCTCAAAGAGGTCCTTCTCACTTGGAATCCTCCCTCCCCTGAGGAAAATCTGGTTTTCATTAACGCCTGGAACGAGTGGGCGGAGGGGAACCATCTCGAACCGGACCAGAGATTTGGAAGGGGGTACCTGGAGGCGACCCGAAGGGCTTTGTGGGCGGCCGATCCCATACCCGATTGGATCTCTGCGGATGCCCTCTATCGAGACTGCACATCCCTCGTCGAGAGAGGCCGGCTGAAGGAGGCCATTGCGGGCCTGGAGAAATTGTTGAACTTATGGCCCCTCCATGCCTCTGCCCATAACGACCTGGGGGTCCTCTATTTCCGGGAGAGGGAGTTCCAAAAAGCGAGACACCATTTGGAAATGGCCGTGAAACTTGCCCCCGACGACGTGGACTTCAGGAGGAACCTGGCGGATCTCCTTTTCGAGACGGGACACCCCGAAGAGGCGATCCGTCTCTGTGGAGAGATCCTCCGAGAGAGGCCCGGGGGGATAGAGGTTCCCTTGGAAAGGGCACAGGGTTTGGAGGGAAGGCCGGAAGAGGCGGGGGGTGAGGCTCCCTTTGTTTCGGTGGTCCTTCCGGTATGCAACGCCCTTGGGATCGTTGAGAAGTGCCTGAAGTCCTTGATCCGATCCCTTCGAGAGGTCCGGTATGAAATCCTCGTCATCGACGATGCCTCGACGGATGGGACGGCCGAATTCCTGGGAGAGTTGAAGAGCCCTCTTCTGAAGACCACCTTTAACAAGGACCGGTTGGGATACGTCGAGGCCTGCCGCTTCGGGGCAAAGATGGCATCCGGGAAATTTTTGCTCTTCCTTTCCCAGCATACCGAAGTCTCTCCCGAATGGCTGGCCGGCCTGCTCCGCCAAGCCCAATCCTTCGAAGATCTGGGCGCGGTCAGCTCGAAAAGGACCTCTCCTCCGGAAAGCTCCCTCCATTTGGGGGGCTCCGGGTCAAGGGTCCCATCCGGAAGCCTCCTGCTGGTTCGGAGGGATCTCTGGGAGGCTACGGGGGGATTCCACCAGCACTACTGCTTCGGCCATTTCGAGGACGCGGCCTTTCTTTCGGAAATCGTCAAAAAGGGGTTCAGGGTCTCCTCCCACACCTTCCTGGATTCTCCCTCGGACCCCGGGGAAGTGGAACCCCCCAAAGGAGGGTCTCACCAAGTAGATCCTTTCCCATCGGAGAAGGTTTTTCCTCACCCCCGAGATCGGTTGGTCTCCATCGTCTTGTTGGTTTGCAACCAAATCGAATACACCCAGAGGTGTCTCGAGAGCCTTTTCTTGCATACAGACATCCCCTTCGAATTGATCGTGGTGGATAACGGTTCGACGGATGGGACGCTGGAATACCTCAGACAGGTTCGGGAGGGAAGGCAGAAGGTCGGGGGGTGGCGTCTGGAGGTGAGCGAAGCCGGGGAGGTAATGAGGGTCACGGATGCGCGGAAAAAGAGGGAGAAGAAGGTCTCCGGCAAGCGCCCATTTTTTTGTAGGCGTTTCAAGATCCTCCGAAACGAGAAGAACTTGGGTTTTGCAAGGGGGAACAACCAAGGGATGGCGGAGGCAAGGGGCCATTACATCCTTCTGATGAATAACGACGTGGTCGTGACGCCTGGGTGGCTGAGGGCCATGGCCGAAATCGCAGAGAAAAGGCCTGAAATCGGCTTGGTCGGGCCGATGACCAATTCCGTCTCCGGTCCCCAGCTGGTCGAGAAGATCGGCTACGATCCCGTCTCGTTGTCGGGCCTCGAGGGATTTGCCCTTGAGTTTTCGGAGAGGAACCGAGGAAGATCCAGGCCCTTCTGGAGGGTCGTCGGGTTCTGCATGCTCATCAAGCGGGAGGTGATCGAAGAGATAGGAGGGTTGGACGAGCGCTTCGGCCTTGGAAACTTCGAGGACGACGATTTCTGTCTCAGGGCGAAACTGGCCGGGTTCGAATCCTGGATCGCCGAGGGATGCTTCGTCCACCACTTCGGCCACAAGACCTTCGAAGGGGCGGGGATCGACTATCGGGAAAGCCTCCTCAAAAATTGGGAGGTTTTTAAGAAGAAGTGGGGGATTCCCAAGGAGGTCCCTTACGGAGTTCCTCTGGATCTGACCCCGATCCTCCATCAGGGGTATTCACGGACGAAGCATTTTTATCCCTTGTTTCCAGAAGATTTCTCCCTCTCCCTCGGAGAGGCCCTTTTCAAAACGGGAGATCTCGAAGGGGCCCGTCTTGTCTTCCAACGCCTCTTAAATCGGAACCCCATGGAAATAGATGGGTGGAACAATTTAGGGGTCATCGCTTTCCAAGAGGGGGAGATCGAAAAGGCGATCTCCCTATTTAGAAAGGCGTTGATTCTCAGCCCCGAACATCCCGAAGTTTTGGAAAACCTCGGCCTATGCCTCCTGGCCAAGGAGGACTACGAAGAAGCAAAGTCCCTTTTCGAGAAGGCCCTGGCCCTCCGACCGGATTCCCTCTCCTTGCTCAACCGCTTCGGCCAATGTCTCATCCAGAGAGGAGATTTCAGGAAAGCGGAGGAGGTCTATAGCCGCTCCTACGAGCTCGATCCGAGCCAGAAAGAGGTTGGGGAGATCCTTTCGGAACTCCAACGGTTGAATGGGGCCGAAAAAGAGAGGAGGGCATCTCTATGAGAAAGAGAGAACGCCGTGGCAAGCCCACGTCCTCCCATTTTCCTCCTCCCGCCACCCTCTCTTTGTGCCTGATCGTACGAAACGAGGCCCGAAATATCAGCGATTGCATCAACCCGCTCCGGTCCGTGGTCGAGGAGATTGTCGTGGTGGACACGGGCTCAACGGATGATACCAAAACGATCGCAACAGGGTTGGGGGCAAAGGTTTTTGACTTCCCCTGGCGGGACGATTTCAGCGCTGCCCGGAACGAGTCGATCCGGCATGCTTCGGGCGATTACATCCTTTGGCTCGATGCCGATGACCGGATGGATCCGGGGGAGATCCGGAAACTCGAAAGACTCAGAGGGCGCCTTACGCCCGCAAAGGACGAGGCCTACTTCTTCCTCATTCGGAACCTATCCCAGGTGGACGGAGAGACCCAGTTTCAGCAGTTGAGGATCTTTCCGAAGATCGAGGGGGTCTATTTCGAAGGCCCGATTCACGAACAGATCTTTCCACGCCTCAAACTCCTCGGTGTGAGGATGGTCGAAACGGACATAGAGATCCTGCACCAAGGATACCAAACCCCCGAGGAGGTGCTCCGAAAATCCCTAAGAAATCTTAGGATGATACAGACCGCCCTCGATAGGGACCCTGAAAATGTCTTTCTGCATTATCAAGCAGCCCGAACCCTGGCAGGACTCAACCGGTTTAAGGAAGCCATCGGCCATATGGCAAAGGTCGTCCAACACCCCGAAGTCCGGCAAAATGAGAGGCGCTTTTGCTTCGAGGCAACCCTTCTTCTAGCACAGTGGGAGATGGAGATGGGTGACTATGGAGAAGCGAACCGCCTGCTCGAAGAGGCGGCTGCCCTCGGAGAAGGAAGTCCTCTCCTCCATTTTTACAAGGGGGACTTATTCTTTCGGATGAGAGAGTATCCGAAGGCCATCGATGAGATGTCCGCCTTCCTGAGGGTTCCCCAAAGGGTAGGGACGATTCCCGTAAGCCTCGATTGGCTTACCCATTATCCCTATTTTGTCCTCTGGCTGAGTTATCGGAGATTGGGGGGGATGGCTCAGGCTGAAGAGAAGCTTCACGCTTTGTTCTCCCAACCCCGAACTCACCCAAAGTGCCTGGAGGAGATGGGGAATCGATGCCTCCAAGAAGGGCTTTTTCTCGAAGCAGCCCAATTTTACCGAAAGGTCATCGAGGAGGGGGGAACCGGGGAGACCACTTTTTCCAATCTCGGCCTCGCCTTATGGAAGGCGGGCGTCCCTGAAGAAGCGGAAAAGGCCTATGAAAAAGCCCTGGCGTTGAACCCCCAGAGGTTGGAGAGTCTCACCAACCTCGGACATCTTTACCATCGCAGAAAGGATTACGAGAAGGCCATTGGATGTTTTCTGAGGGCCCTCGAGCTTGATCCAAACCTCCTCGATGTGAGGCTCGCCCTGGGAGAAATCTATTTTTGTCTCTACGATCCCGATCGCTTGGTGGAGCAGTGCGATCAATTGCTCAAATTTCTCTGCCTCCCTCGGAATTTCGTCATCGAAAGCCTCAAGGATGTGAGCCTCTTATATCAAACGATCGGGGAAGCCCTTCTCGAGAAAGGGCAGATCCAGAACGCTCTGAAGGCTCACGCCCTCTCCTTTCTCATGAGTCCTTCCCGGGAGGGGATGGAGAGGCTCTTCGAGTTGGGGAAATCCCATGGCCAACTAAAAACCGTCTTGGAACAGATCGAAGAGGCCCTGGCCATCCACGGGGCGCCCTCGGGTCTTTTAGAGGCGAAAAGGGGGATTTAAGTTTTCCCTCTCCTCTGACGATAATAAAGGTGAAGAAAGTCCGGACTTTCCTTCACCACACATTTTAAACCCGGGCAGGGACGCCCGGAAATCTTTTATCCAAGGAGGAGAGACTATGGCGCTTAGAATTAACACCAATGTGGCGGCGTTAAACGCGCATCGTCAGCTGGCCGATACCGATGCCAGGTTGGCGGTCTCCATGGAAAGGCTCTCATCGGGCTACCGAATCAACAAAGCAAAAGATGACGTGGCCGGCCTCGGAATCGCCAATAAGTTCAGAATGGAGGTCCGAAGCCTCCGGATGGCCCAGCAGAACGTCTCCCAGGCGACAGCGATGCTCCAGCTCGCTGAGGGAGGGGTTCAGAAGATCGAGACCATTGTCGAAAGGTTGAAGGAGCTTGCGACGCTTGCAGCCTCGGACAACACCGACGATAACGGCCGGACCCAACTGCAGGCTGAAGCAACGGCTTTGTTGAACGAAATCGACCGGATCGCCTCGGATACGAGATATGGCAACACTGCAATGATCAGTACCGGAACCAGTTTCACATTCCAGATCGGATCCGGCAATACACCGACCGAAGATCGGATCACCGTTACTACCACAAGGGGATTGAAGTCAAGTGATTTGGGACTGAGTGCATTCAATATCTCAACTCTCAGTGGCGCTCAGAATGGAATCAACCTCTTGGATACCGCCCTCGATCGGGTGAACGCGGTAGCAGGGGAGATCGGTGCGGCTCAGAGCCGACTGGAGTTTGCGGCAGCCAACCTGGCCATTTCGGTGGAGAACATCGCGGCCTCCGAATCGACGATTCGGGATGTGGATATGGCCTTCGAAATGGTCAATTTCACGAAGAACCAGATCCTGCTGCAGGCGGGCACGGCCATGCTGGCTCAGGCCAATATGGCCCCGCAGAGCATCCTGGCCTTACTTGGCGGACGATAACCCTAACCCAGGGGGAGGTGGAAAGCTCCTCGCCTCCCCCTTCGCTTGATTCTCAGGGAGGGGGCTGAGATGGAGATCCCCGCCATTAAAGCCGCACAACTTCAGACCGCTTCCTCGGAGCCGGTTGAAAAACGGACAAACAAGGCCTCCCCTCCTTTAGACAGGGAGGTTCCTTCAGGGGAGTTCGGATCGAAGATCACCCAAGCCCAGGAGGAGAATATCCGACAGGTTGCGGAGAATCTCAACGAGTTTATGAGGAGCATCGATTACAACCTCCAGTTCATCCCGGACCGGGAGTCGGGGATAGTCATCATCAAGGTCCTCGACGGCAACGGAAAGGTCATCCGCCAGATTCCTCCCGAGGCGATCCTATCTCTTTCCGCGAGGATCGGGGAAAGCATCGGTGTTTTGTTCAACTCTAAATTGTAATTCCCATGAACCTGCTTCGTTCTCTCCCTTACCTCTTTATCCTCGAAGTGAGATTTCTCTGTCTCAAGGGCCGGATAAATTTTTTTAAGCTCACCCGGAGGTTCAAATGGCTGGGACCAGTTTCGTGAGCGGTCTTGCCAGTGGCCTCGACTGGCGGAACATCATCGACCAGCTCCGAAGGCTTGAGAATAAAAAGGTCGACCTGATCAACCAAAAAAAGAAGGAATACGGGGAGAAGGTCACCGCCTGGCAGGAGATCAACAAGAAGTTGCTCTCCTTAAAGACCAAAGCGGAGGAATTGAATTCGAGTCAGGGGTTTGGCCTTTTCAAAAGTATCCTCACTTCCAACAGTACCACAAAGCCTGAGGAGATCCTCTCTGCCACCGCCGGGGAGGAGGCCTCGGCCGGGATCTATCAGATTGTCGTCCACCAGCTGGCCAGGGCCCAGAAATATGCCTCTCAGGGATTCGCGAGTCAGACGAGCCCTTTAAATTTCGAAGGGGAACTCCTCATTAACGGGAAAAGCCTCGTCGTTTCTCCGACAGATTCCCTTTTGACGATCCGGAATAAGATCAATGCCTTGAACACCGGGGCCGACCCTTCGAAGGTCACCGCGACCCTTCTCCACTACGGAGGGCAGGGATATCGTCTGGTGTTGACGAGCGACCTGGAGGGGGCTGCCGGGATGAGCCTCCTCAATGGGGCTTCAGGAAATCTCATGGGAGCCCTGGGGCTGACCGAGATCCAGTCGGGAGCCGATGCCCATCTCTCCGTGGACGGCATCGCCCTCTTCGTCCCTTCAAATGCGGTTCGGGATGTGATCCCAGGAGTCATCCTCAACCTTAAAAAGGCCCAGGCCGATACCACCGTCACAGTGAAGATCGAAAGGGATCATCTCGCCATCAAAGAGAAGATCAAAGAGCTGGTCAAGGCCTATAACGAGGTGGTGGAGGCGATTCAAACCCAGTTTACCTACGATGCGGAGAAAGAGAAGACCGGTGGCCCCCTTTTTGGGGATAGTGGTTTGAGATCGATCCGGGCAGGGCTGTCGCAACTCATCCTGAACCCGATCCCCGGGGCCCAGGAGGCTTTTTCAACCCTCGGGATGATCGGGATCAATCTGGACCAACAGGGGAAGCTGAAGATCGATGAATCGAAGCTTCAGGACCATCTTGAGACCCACTTTGACGATGTCCGGAGATTGTTCGCCTTCCAGTGGACCTCCACCAGCAGCCATCTCACGTATATCCACCATTCCCGGGAGACGAAACCGGGGACGTACTCGATTCGGATCACCGGGTTGAATCCGGTGGCAGGCTATTTTGTAGAACCGGGGGATGCGATCGGGGAAGGGGAGTATTTGAAGGGGATCTCGGGCGATGCGAAGGGGTTGGTCGTGCGCTATTCAGGCCAAACGACAGGGACGATCGGAACGGTTACGTTGAGCTTCGGGGTCGCAGAACTTCTTCAGCGGACCCTCCATCAGATGACCGATTCCTTGGGAGGTCTCATCGCGGCTAAAACGAGGGGCCTCGAGGAGACGATGGCCAGGATGGACAAGGATATCGCCCAGATGGAGTTAAGGATTAACCGGAGGATGGAGGAGCTGGAGCGCCAATTCATCACCATGGAGACGGCCCTGAGCCGATTGCAAAGCCAGACGAACTGGTTGGCGAGCCAGATTCGAAACCTGAATCGTAATTGGCAATAAGGTCACCAGGAAGAGAACCGGGTGGAGAAGTTCGATGGAAGGATAGGAGTTGCGAAAGGTTATAGGAGGTTGCTTCGGCATGATGGGGATTGGCTATCAAGCTTACGAAAGATCAAAGCTCTTGACCTCGGATCCGAAACGGCTGGTCCTCCTCTGTTATGAAGAGGCGGTCCGAAGTTTAGAGGAGGCGAGGGCGAGATACCTTTGCGAGGATTATGAGGCCAAAGCCAGAGCGGTCCAGAAGGCATTAGATCTGCTCAACCACCTCAGGGAGGCGCTCGATTTTGAAAAGGGAGGGGAGATTGCGAGAAATCTCGACCGCCTCTATGGGTTTATGATCGCTCACCTCCTTAAGAGCGACCAGCGAAAAGATGTCAAGGGGATTGACCAGGTTTCCAAGATGCTCCAAGAGCTGAAGTGGGCTTGGGAAGAGGCGTTCCGCCAGGTCCCCGCCCTTTCCGAGGAAGAAAGGGTATTATCCTCCCCGCTTCCGGGAGTTTCGATCCGGTGACCTCCATGGATTTCGATCGTGCTCATGACGCGCTGACCGAGAAACTGGGAGCCTTAAGGGCATACCTTTCCGCCTCGCAGGAGATGAAGAACTGCCTGGATCGGCAGGAGACCGACCAGATGCTTCGTTGCCTGGCCACTCGGGAAGGGCTCATCGAAAGAATTAACCGTATCGATGAGACGCTGGATAGGATCCTAAAGGAACCCTTCTTTCTCGTTACGGGGCGGGAGGGGCCTGAGTGGAAAGGGGTCGCATCCCTCTGCCGATCGATCGAGGAGACCCTTGATCAGATACAGAAGATTGACCAGGCCTGTCGGGAGAGGCTCTCCGATTTAAGAAGTGAGATCGGAACGGCCATACGAAAGGTCAGCCAAGAGAGGGCCACCCTCCACCACTATAGAAGGATCGTGAGCCATCCCCCAACCTTGATCGATCTGCGAAGATAGATGATCATACTTCCATGAACCCTGCCCTCCCGCAACCGATTCGCATCTGGATCGCAGAGGACGAGGACGAACTCCGAGAGCTTTTAAAGGATTTCCTCATCCAAGAAGGTCGGGTGATCCGGACCTTTCGAAACGGGGCCGAGGTGGTCACGGCCCTCGATCGAGACTCCCTCGATCTCCTCCTCACCGATCTGGTGATGCCGGAGGTGGACGGGATCGAGCTTCTCCACCGGGTCAAGAGACGCCATCCCGATTGCGTCGTCATCCTCATGACCGGCTACGCCTCTCTCGACTCTGCCCTTCAGGCGATCCGGGGAGGGGCCTACGATTACATCCGAAAACCCTTCAAGTTGGAAGAGCTTGCAATCCTCATCGAGAACGCCTGCGAAAAGATCCGGCTCCATCGGGAGAACCGAGACCTCCTCCGGATGCTCAGGGAGACCAAAGAGGAGCTCGAGCGGCTCAAAGGGGTCTGGGAGGACCATCTGGACCAGGTGCTCCGGGTCTGTTGGCTGATGTTCAGGGAGAAGAGGCCGCCGGAGATCGACTGGATCGTCAAACAGATTCAACCTCCTGTCTTCGATCCGGATCCCAAGAGGAACAAGGTAGATGAAAGGGCCATCGAAAGTCTCCAACGTCTGGTCGACCTCAGACGTGAGGGATCGATCACGGAGGAGGAATTCTCCACCTTCAAACAGGTGCTGATGAGAAGGTTGAAGGAGGGTTGAGACTCAAGCGGCGTTGACAAACAAGGTGCCTCTGAGTTAAAAAATTTCAAAAACGCATGGTTTGGGAACCGTTTTTTGTTGGAGTTTTTGATTTACCCAAGCATCCCAAATCCCCCTTTTAGAACTTAATCCTATGAAGCCCATCCCGAAGTGCTTTTAAGACTTCCCATGTCCGATTTCCAACGGATCGATGACATCGAAAAGCTCCTGCTTGTCCTCCGGGATCGTTCTCGGATGGCCAGGCTCGGTTCCCTCATCAGAGGGGTTGCCCATAATCTGAACGGGACCCTCCAGGTCCTCTCCATGCAGGCGGAGATGGTCCAACGGATCGCCCATCGGCTTGACGAGAAGACCGTCTCCACCCTTAGAGAGAAGGTGGAGCATTGCGTGGGTCAGATCGACAAGCTGAGGGAGATGTTGCTCATCCTTCAGATGGCCTCGCCTTCGAACGAGGCGACCGAGGTCCAAAAGGTTCATATCAACGAGGTGCTTGAAAAAACGGTGGGGCTTTTCCACCACCATCTCATGTTCAAGCACCAGATCGAGGTGAAGAAGAACTTTTCAAGTCGCATCCCCTCCCTTAAAGGGCATGCGATCGATTTTGAGGAGGGGCTTTCGAACCTGATCGAGAATGCGATCGAAGCGATGGAAGAGACCTCCCAAAAGATCCTTACCTTGACGACCAGGGCGAGCCAAGACCACATCCAGGTCGTG
Encoded proteins:
- a CDS encoding response regulator; its protein translation is MNPALPQPIRIWIAEDEDELRELLKDFLIQEGRVIRTFRNGAEVVTALDRDSLDLLLTDLVMPEVDGIELLHRVKRRHPDCVVILMTGYASLDSALQAIRGGAYDYIRKPFKLEELAILIENACEKIRLHRENRDLLRMLRETKEELERLKGVWEDHLDQVLRVCWLMFREKRPPEIDWIVKQIQPPVFDPDPKRNKVDERAIESLQRLVDLRREGSITEEEFSTFKQVLMRRLKEG
- a CDS encoding flagellar protein FlaG, whose amino-acid sequence is MEIPAIKAAQLQTASSEPVEKRTNKASPPLDREVPSGEFGSKITQAQEENIRQVAENLNEFMRSIDYNLQFIPDRESGIVIIKVLDGNGKVIRQIPPEAILSLSARIGESIGVLFNSKL
- a CDS encoding tetratricopeptide repeat protein — protein: MRKRERRGKPTSSHFPPPATLSLCLIVRNEARNISDCINPLRSVVEEIVVVDTGSTDDTKTIATGLGAKVFDFPWRDDFSAARNESIRHASGDYILWLDADDRMDPGEIRKLERLRGRLTPAKDEAYFFLIRNLSQVDGETQFQQLRIFPKIEGVYFEGPIHEQIFPRLKLLGVRMVETDIEILHQGYQTPEEVLRKSLRNLRMIQTALDRDPENVFLHYQAARTLAGLNRFKEAIGHMAKVVQHPEVRQNERRFCFEATLLLAQWEMEMGDYGEANRLLEEAAALGEGSPLLHFYKGDLFFRMREYPKAIDEMSAFLRVPQRVGTIPVSLDWLTHYPYFVLWLSYRRLGGMAQAEEKLHALFSQPRTHPKCLEEMGNRCLQEGLFLEAAQFYRKVIEEGGTGETTFSNLGLALWKAGVPEEAEKAYEKALALNPQRLESLTNLGHLYHRRKDYEKAIGCFLRALELDPNLLDVRLALGEIYFCLYDPDRLVEQCDQLLKFLCLPRNFVIESLKDVSLLYQTIGEALLEKGQIQNALKAHALSFLMSPSREGMERLFELGKSHGQLKTVLEQIEEALAIHGAPSGLLEAKRGI
- the fliS gene encoding flagellar export chaperone FliS, with amino-acid sequence MGIGYQAYERSKLLTSDPKRLVLLCYEEAVRSLEEARARYLCEDYEAKARAVQKALDLLNHLREALDFEKGGEIARNLDRLYGFMIAHLLKSDQRKDVKGIDQVSKMLQELKWAWEEAFRQVPALSEEERVLSSPLPGVSIR
- a CDS encoding ATP-binding protein is translated as MSDFQRIDDIEKLLLVLRDRSRMARLGSLIRGVAHNLNGTLQVLSMQAEMVQRIAHRLDEKTVSTLREKVEHCVGQIDKLREMLLILQMASPSNEATEVQKVHINEVLEKTVGLFHHHLMFKHQIEVKKNFSSRIPSLKGHAIDFEEGLSNLIENAIEAMEETSQKILTLTTRASQDHIQVVIGDTGCGVPESLRPKLFTPFFTTKDGSHYGLGLYMARRLLAPYGATIEPHFKEGETLFSVKIPLRRS
- the fliD gene encoding flagellar filament capping protein FliD; translation: MAGTSFVSGLASGLDWRNIIDQLRRLENKKVDLINQKKKEYGEKVTAWQEINKKLLSLKTKAEELNSSQGFGLFKSILTSNSTTKPEEILSATAGEEASAGIYQIVVHQLARAQKYASQGFASQTSPLNFEGELLINGKSLVVSPTDSLLTIRNKINALNTGADPSKVTATLLHYGGQGYRLVLTSDLEGAAGMSLLNGASGNLMGALGLTEIQSGADAHLSVDGIALFVPSNAVRDVIPGVILNLKKAQADTTVTVKIERDHLAIKEKIKELVKAYNEVVEAIQTQFTYDAEKEKTGGPLFGDSGLRSIRAGLSQLILNPIPGAQEAFSTLGMIGINLDQQGKLKIDESKLQDHLETHFDDVRRLFAFQWTSTSSHLTYIHHSRETKPGTYSIRITGLNPVAGYFVEPGDAIGEGEYLKGISGDAKGLVVRYSGQTTGTIGTVTLSFGVAELLQRTLHQMTDSLGGLIAAKTRGLEETMARMDKDIAQMELRINRRMEELERQFITMETALSRLQSQTNWLASQIRNLNRNWQ
- a CDS encoding flagellin, with product MALRINTNVAALNAHRQLADTDARLAVSMERLSSGYRINKAKDDVAGLGIANKFRMEVRSLRMAQQNVSQATAMLQLAEGGVQKIETIVERLKELATLAASDNTDDNGRTQLQAEATALLNEIDRIASDTRYGNTAMISTGTSFTFQIGSGNTPTEDRITVTTTRGLKSSDLGLSAFNISTLSGAQNGINLLDTALDRVNAVAGEIGAAQSRLEFAAANLAISVENIAASESTIRDVDMAFEMVNFTKNQILLQAGTAMLAQANMAPQSILALLGGR
- a CDS encoding glycosyltransferase produces the protein MWAADPIPDWISADALYRDCTSLVERGRLKEAIAGLEKLLNLWPLHASAHNDLGVLYFREREFQKARHHLEMAVKLAPDDVDFRRNLADLLFETGHPEEAIRLCGEILRERPGGIEVPLERAQGLEGRPEEAGGEAPFVSVVLPVCNALGIVEKCLKSLIRSLREVRYEILVIDDASTDGTAEFLGELKSPLLKTTFNKDRLGYVEACRFGAKMASGKFLLFLSQHTEVSPEWLAGLLRQAQSFEDLGAVSSKRTSPPESSLHLGGSGSRVPSGSLLLVRRDLWEATGGFHQHYCFGHFEDAAFLSEIVKKGFRVSSHTFLDSPSDPGEVEPPKGGSHQVDPFPSEKVFPHPRDRLVSIVLLVCNQIEYTQRCLESLFLHTDIPFELIVVDNGSTDGTLEYLRQVREGRQKVGGWRLEVSEAGEVMRVTDARKKREKKVSGKRPFFCRRFKILRNEKNLGFARGNNQGMAEARGHYILLMNNDVVVTPGWLRAMAEIAEKRPEIGLVGPMTNSVSGPQLVEKIGYDPVSLSGLEGFALEFSERNRGRSRPFWRVVGFCMLIKREVIEEIGGLDERFGLGNFEDDDFCLRAKLAGFESWIAEGCFVHHFGHKTFEGAGIDYRESLLKNWEVFKKKWGIPKEVPYGVPLDLTPILHQGYSRTKHFYPLFPEDFSLSLGEALFKTGDLEGARLVFQRLLNRNPMEIDGWNNLGVIAFQEGEIEKAISLFRKALILSPEHPEVLENLGLCLLAKEDYEEAKSLFEKALALRPDSLSLLNRFGQCLIQRGDFRKAEEVYSRSYELDPSQKEVGEILSELQRLNGAEKERRASL